The Streptomyces sp. NBC_01275 genome has a segment encoding these proteins:
- a CDS encoding N-acetylglucosamine kinase: MDSPSSRPLVVGVDVGGTKTHLRALTGGRVVADHRRASGGWRPHDPAAAARWLADLVHEALPEGAPPAALAVGGHACETPRQCAGIRDALRELLGVPTHVVGDAELLVPAAGLAKGVGLVAGTGSVAVGRTPDGDPVQVGGWGAVLGDEGGAAGLVREAARAVWAAHDRGEAPDALAHALVAAFDVPEVPALGAALEGASDVSAEWGRRAPVVFTAAADGSALARKVIAEAGAALAALVVRLSARGVPVDDVVVAGGTVLNQPALYEAFAEALAEALPGSRPRRLEVPPVEGAVALACSLL; encoded by the coding sequence GACCCACCTCCGCGCCCTCACGGGCGGACGTGTCGTGGCCGACCACCGCCGCGCCAGCGGCGGCTGGCGGCCGCACGACCCGGCCGCCGCCGCGCGCTGGCTGGCCGATCTCGTCCATGAGGCGCTCCCCGAGGGCGCACCGCCCGCCGCGCTCGCCGTCGGCGGGCACGCGTGCGAGACCCCACGCCAGTGCGCGGGCATCCGCGACGCCCTCCGAGAACTCCTGGGCGTACCCACGCACGTAGTAGGGGACGCCGAACTCCTCGTCCCCGCCGCCGGACTCGCCAAGGGGGTCGGCCTGGTCGCCGGCACCGGCTCGGTCGCGGTGGGCCGCACACCCGACGGCGATCCCGTCCAGGTGGGCGGCTGGGGCGCGGTCCTCGGCGACGAGGGCGGCGCCGCCGGTCTGGTCCGGGAGGCGGCCCGCGCCGTGTGGGCCGCGCACGACCGCGGCGAGGCCCCCGACGCCCTCGCCCACGCTCTCGTCGCCGCGTTCGACGTGCCGGAGGTCCCGGCGCTCGGCGCGGCGCTGGAGGGCGCCTCGGACGTCTCCGCCGAGTGGGGCCGCCGTGCCCCCGTCGTCTTCACGGCCGCCGCCGACGGCTCCGCGCTCGCCCGCAAGGTGATCGCGGAGGCCGGTGCGGCTCTCGCCGCGCTCGTCGTCCGGCTCTCCGCCCGCGGGGTGCCGGTCGACGACGTCGTGGTCGCGGGCGGCACCGTGCTCAACCAGCCCGCGCTGTACGAGGCGTTCGCCGAAGCGCTCGCCGAGGCGCTGCCCGGGTCGCGCCCGCGGCGGTTGGAGGTGCCGCCGGTCGAGGGCGCGGTGGCACTGGCCTGTTCTCTGCTGTGA